In a single window of the Elaeis guineensis isolate ETL-2024a chromosome 4, EG11, whole genome shotgun sequence genome:
- the LOC105043858 gene encoding AT-hook motif nuclear-localized protein 23-like yields the protein MAGLDLGTASRFVHQLHHRPDLHLQQRHNSDSDDDHRNNDGDGNGQFAGAADRDGSSSAQQGLDLVAACAGTGDVVGRRPRGRPPGSKNKPKPPVIITRESANSLRAHILEVGGGCDVFDCVATYARRRQRGICVLSGSGTVTNVSLRQPSATGTVVTLHGRFEILSLSGSFLPPPAPPGATSLTIFLAGGQGQVVGGNVVGALFAAGPVIVIAASFTNVAYERLPLEEEEPPLPMQPPASLGQGGNGGSCGGGAGGGGNPFPDPSSGLPFFNLPLTMNNCQLPVDGHGWTGGVASRAPY from the coding sequence ATGGCTGGCCTGGATCTAGGCACCGCCTCCAGATTCGTCCACCAGCTCCACCACCGCCCAGACCTCCACCTCCAGCAGCGCCACAACTCCGACTCTGATGACGACCACCGCAACAACGACGGCGACGGCAACGGCCAATTCGCCGGCGCCGCGGACCGAGACGGCTCGTCGTCGGCCCAGCAGGGCCTCGATCTCGTCGCGGCGTGCGCGGGGACAGGCGACGTGGTGGGAAGGCGCCCCCGGGGTCGCCCCCCAGGGTCCAAGAACAAGCCCAAGCCACCCGTGATCATCACCAGGGAGAGCGCCAATTCACTGCGGGCCCACATCCTCGAGGTCGGTGGTGGTTGCGACGTCTTCGACTGCGTCGCCACGTACGCCCGCCGTCGCCAGCGGGGCATCTGCGTCCTCAGCGGCAGCGGTACCGTCACCAACGTCAGCCTCCGCCAGCCCTCCGCCACCGGAACCGTCGTCACCCTCCACGGCCGCTTCGAGATTCTCTCCCTCTCCGGCTCGTTCCTCCCACCCCCCGCTCCGCCAGGGGCCACCAGCCTTACCATCTTCCTCGCCGGAGGACAAGGGCAGGTGGTCGGCGGGAACGTCGTCGGTGCCCTCTTCGCCGCAGGCCCGGTGATTGTCATCGCCGCCTCGTTCACCAACGTCGCGTACGAGCGGCTCCCGCTCGAGGAGGAGGAGCCGCCACTGCCGATGCAGCCACCTGCGTCCCTGGGGCAGGGCGGCAACGGTGGGAGCTGCGGCGGCGGCGCCGGCGGTGGGGGGAACCCGTTCCCTGACCCCTCCTCCGGGCTGCCCTTCTTCAATTTGCCGCTCACGATGAACAACTGCCAGTTGCCGGTGGACGGGCACGGGTGGACCGGGGGTGTGGCTAGCCGGGCCCCTTACTGA